A stretch of the Bradyrhizobium sp. CCBAU 53351 genome encodes the following:
- a CDS encoding efflux RND transporter permease subunit has translation MISQFFIERPVLSNVIALLMILIGGVALFNLAIAQYPDVVPPTVQVTTRYPGASAKTVIDTVALPIEQQVNGVEDMLYMQSYSGSDGTYTLTVTFKIGTDLNFAQVLVQNRVSSALSQLPQAVQNQGVTVQKRSTSILLFVTLTSPDSRYDSLYLSNYATINIRDELSRLPGVGNVTVFGAGQYSMRVWLDPNKLQVRGLVPQDVIQAIQQQSQQVAAGQVGAPPTPPGQAFQYTLNVNGRLDDTSQFENIIVKSGSSGDVTRVRDVGWVELGAQTYSQIFSLNKQPAVGIGVFQSPGANALQVEQAVEKKMAELAKRFPEGVKYDTPFDTTKFVEASVHEVYMTLIEAGLLVLVVILVFLQDWRAMLVPATTVPVTIIGAFAAMAALGFTINMSTLFAIVLAIGIVVDDAIVVVEGAAHNIERGMNGHDAAIKAMDQLFAPIVGITLVLISVFLPASFLAGLTGRIYSQFALVIAATALLSAINAATLKPTQCALWLRPAVPPEQRNFFYRGFNAVYDRVERGYTRLITFLVKHATISVAFALLVIGASGYGLSRVPTGFLPIEDQGYLIAAVQLPDGAALERTQAVLDRASTLIKETPGVQQVITIAGISALDNSASLANAGVAYIILKDWDARKGPGEDLRSLVYGLNDKLAAIMEARTIVLPPPPIQGIGNAAGFSMQVELRDGNSDFAKLQAITGAMVSNGQSQSALQRVQSSFRSSVPQFNVEIDRVKTQTLHVTTDQVFSALSTYLGSSYVNQFNKFGRVFQVYTQADPAFRVTERDIANMQVRNSNGDMIPIGTVAKITPATGPSLISLYNLYPSSTVIGLPAQGYSSGQSLKLMEEIADKTLPPGTGYEWTAMSYQEKAVSNQIYWVFGLAMLLVYLVLAGQYESWYAPISVILAVPLSLLGPMLILSALKIDNNLYCQIGLILLIALSAKNAILIVEVGLELHGRDGKPVLESAIEAARARFRPILMTSFAFILGVVPLVLATGAGASARKSIGITVFSGMLASTCLAVLFVPAFFVVVQRFENWRASKKAPKVAEVKP, from the coding sequence ATGATCTCGCAATTCTTCATCGAGCGGCCGGTCCTCTCGAACGTCATCGCGCTGCTGATGATCCTGATCGGCGGCGTCGCGCTGTTCAACCTCGCCATCGCGCAATATCCTGACGTGGTGCCGCCGACCGTGCAGGTCACCACGCGCTATCCCGGCGCCAGCGCCAAGACCGTGATCGACACAGTTGCCTTGCCGATCGAGCAGCAGGTCAACGGCGTCGAGGACATGCTCTACATGCAGTCCTATAGCGGCTCCGACGGCACCTATACGCTGACGGTGACCTTCAAGATCGGCACCGATCTCAACTTCGCGCAGGTGCTGGTGCAGAACCGCGTCTCCAGCGCGCTGTCGCAATTGCCGCAGGCCGTGCAGAACCAGGGCGTCACCGTGCAGAAGCGGTCGACGTCGATCCTCCTGTTCGTGACGCTGACCTCGCCGGATTCGCGATACGACAGCCTCTATTTGAGCAACTACGCCACCATCAACATCCGCGACGAGCTCTCCCGCCTGCCCGGTGTCGGCAACGTCACCGTGTTCGGCGCCGGCCAATATTCGATGCGGGTCTGGCTCGATCCGAACAAGTTGCAGGTCCGCGGCCTGGTGCCGCAGGATGTCATCCAGGCGATCCAGCAGCAGAGCCAGCAGGTCGCCGCCGGCCAGGTCGGCGCGCCGCCGACGCCGCCGGGACAGGCGTTCCAGTACACGCTCAACGTCAACGGCCGGCTCGACGACACCAGCCAGTTCGAGAACATCATCGTCAAGTCAGGCAGCAGCGGCGACGTCACGCGTGTGCGCGACGTCGGCTGGGTCGAGCTGGGGGCGCAAACCTACAGCCAGATCTTCTCGCTGAACAAGCAGCCGGCCGTCGGCATCGGCGTGTTCCAGTCGCCCGGCGCCAACGCGCTGCAGGTCGAGCAGGCCGTCGAGAAGAAGATGGCGGAGCTCGCCAAGCGGTTTCCGGAGGGCGTCAAATACGACACGCCGTTCGACACCACCAAATTCGTCGAGGCCTCGGTGCACGAGGTCTACATGACGCTGATCGAGGCCGGCCTGCTGGTGCTGGTCGTGATCCTGGTGTTCCTGCAGGACTGGCGCGCGATGCTGGTGCCGGCAACCACCGTGCCCGTCACCATCATCGGTGCCTTCGCGGCGATGGCGGCGCTCGGCTTCACCATCAACATGTCGACGCTGTTCGCGATCGTGCTCGCGATCGGTATCGTGGTCGACGACGCCATCGTCGTCGTGGAAGGCGCCGCGCACAACATCGAGCGGGGCATGAACGGCCACGACGCCGCGATCAAGGCGATGGACCAGCTGTTCGCGCCGATCGTCGGCATCACGCTGGTGCTGATCTCGGTGTTTCTGCCGGCCTCCTTCCTTGCCGGCCTCACCGGGCGGATCTATTCGCAATTCGCGCTGGTGATCGCCGCGACCGCGCTTTTGTCCGCCATCAACGCGGCGACGTTGAAGCCGACGCAATGCGCGCTGTGGCTGCGGCCGGCGGTGCCGCCGGAGCAACGCAATTTCTTCTACCGCGGCTTCAACGCGGTCTATGACCGCGTCGAGCGCGGCTACACCAGGTTGATCACGTTCCTCGTCAAGCACGCCACTATCTCGGTCGCGTTCGCGCTTCTGGTGATCGGCGCCAGCGGCTACGGCCTGTCGCGGGTGCCGACCGGCTTCTTGCCGATCGAGGACCAGGGCTACCTGATCGCCGCGGTGCAGCTGCCCGACGGCGCCGCGCTGGAGCGGACCCAGGCGGTGCTCGACAGGGCCAGCACACTGATCAAGGAGACCCCCGGCGTCCAGCAGGTCATCACCATCGCCGGCATCTCCGCGCTCGACAACAGCGCCAGCCTTGCCAATGCCGGCGTCGCCTACATCATCCTGAAGGACTGGGACGCGCGCAAAGGACCCGGCGAGGATCTGCGCTCGCTGGTGTACGGCCTCAACGACAAGCTCGCGGCCATCATGGAGGCCCGCACCATCGTGCTGCCGCCGCCGCCGATCCAGGGCATCGGCAACGCCGCCGGCTTCTCGATGCAGGTCGAGCTGCGCGACGGCAACAGCGATTTCGCCAAGCTGCAGGCCATCACCGGCGCGATGGTCTCGAACGGCCAGAGCCAGAGCGCGCTGCAGCGGGTGCAGTCCTCGTTCCGCTCTTCGGTACCGCAATTCAACGTCGAGATCGATCGCGTCAAGACCCAGACGCTGCACGTCACCACCGATCAGGTGTTCTCGGCGCTGTCGACCTATCTCGGCTCGTCCTATGTCAACCAGTTCAACAAGTTCGGCCGCGTGTTCCAGGTCTATACGCAGGCCGATCCGGCCTTCCGCGTCACCGAGCGCGACATCGCCAACATGCAGGTGCGCAACTCGAACGGCGACATGATCCCGATCGGCACGGTCGCCAAGATCACGCCGGCCACGGGGCCGTCGCTGATCAGCCTCTACAATCTCTATCCCTCCTCGACCGTGATCGGCCTGCCGGCACAGGGCTATTCTTCCGGCCAGTCGCTGAAGCTGATGGAGGAGATCGCGGACAAGACGCTGCCGCCGGGCACCGGCTACGAATGGACCGCGATGTCCTATCAGGAGAAGGCGGTGTCGAACCAGATCTACTGGGTGTTCGGCCTTGCCATGCTGCTGGTCTATTTGGTGCTCGCCGGCCAGTATGAGAGCTGGTACGCACCGATCTCGGTGATCCTCGCCGTGCCGCTGTCGCTGCTCGGGCCGATGCTGATCCTCTCCGCCCTCAAGATCGACAACAACCTCTATTGCCAGATCGGCCTGATCCTCCTGATCGCGCTGTCGGCCAAGAACGCGATCCTGATCGTCGAGGTCGGGCTCGAGCTGCACGGCCGCGACGGCAAGCCCGTTCTGGAGTCCGCGATAGAAGCGGCGCGCGCCCGCTTCCGCCCGATCCTGATGACATCGTTCGCCTTCATCCTCGGCGTGGTGCCCCTGGTGCTCGCCACCGGCGCCGGCGCCAGCGCCCGCAAGTCGATCGGCATCACGGTCTTCTCGGGCATGCTGGCCTCGACCTGCCTCGCGGTGCTGTTCGTGCCGGCCTTCTTCGTGGTGGTGCAGCGCTTCGAGAACTGGCGGGCGAGCAAGAAGGCGCCGAAGGTGGCCGAGGTGAAGCCCTAG